The Deltaproteobacteria bacterium genome includes the window AGAGTACTCCTTCCCCACCCCTCCGTCGGCCTACGAGGTGTGGGACCGGATCCACCGGGGGGACGCGAAAACGTACAAGGTGACGGTCCCGCCGGGGGCGAACCTCTACGACGTCGCCGCCCTGGTCGCGGAGAAGACGCTGGCGGGCCCGGAGGCGTTCCTTTCGGCCGCCACTTCCCCGGCCGTGATCGAACGGCTGGCGATCCCGGGGGACAGCGTCGAGGGGTACCTGTATCCGGAAACGTACATCTTCCGGAAACCGGTCGCCCCCGAGGAGATCGTGGAGGAGATGGTCGGGAAGTTCCGCGAGAAATTCGCGCGGGAGCTGGCCCGGAAGGCGAAGGACACGGAACTCTCGCTGCACGAGGTCGTGACGATCGCCTCGATCATCGAGAAGGAGACCGGGGTCGACGAGGAGAGGCCGCTCGTTTCGGCGGTGATCCGCCGCCGGCTGGCCCTGGGGATGCCGCTGCAGATGGACCCGACCGTGATCTATGGAGTGAAGCGTTTCGACGGGACGG containing:
- the mltG gene encoding endolytic transglycosylase MltG produces the protein MTPSGTRWPRRRPARAAAAAAAVALLLSAFILLDTPPAENWTERVVVVARGSHLADVVSALRKGGVLPHPLAFRALAFLTRTDRRLQYGEYSFPTPPSAYEVWDRIHRGDAKTYKVTVPPGANLYDVAALVAEKTLAGPEAFLSAATSPAVIERLAIPGDSVEGYLYPETYIFRKPVAPEEIVEEMVGKFREKFARELARKAKDTELSLHEVVTIASIIEKETGVDEERPLVSAVIRRRLALGMPLQMDPTVIYGVKRFDGTVTRKDLRTPGPYNTYLRRGLPPGPIANPGLNSLAAALEPAKTEYLYFVSRNDGSHAFSKTLPEHNRAVERLRRALREEEEEG